Genomic segment of Salvia splendens isolate huo1 chromosome 12, SspV2, whole genome shotgun sequence:
agctgggtggcccaatctcttgtgccatagcattatggaatcatctgacactgcattgctttctccatcaacagccttagccttcagataatagagaatatgctctctgtcagcctccatcatcactgcatctccagatttaacaaacaattttccttgactcatcaatatggtgaaccctctctgctccagcattcccaatgagatgagattcctcttcacttctggaatatacctcaccccagttaggatctttatagagccatcttgtaggcttagctttaccttccctattcctctgatctgacaaatgtgattatttccaagaacaaccgtacccgatgcttcttgaagatcatgaaaccagctcctatttgggcacatatggaagctgcaccctgagtccataatccacctatgactgaccccactgtcactaatattcatgagttgagccggggaatcagcactctccacacaatcagattggttgtgtccctcagaggccatctttctcttccatgcatgacaatctttcttcaaatgtccaggtttcttgcaccaatagcaagctctggtttccttctgagcatcagaacttgagggtttagggccctcaaacttcttcttgaagttctgcttcttgaacttcttcacattcaaggcctctgcagcttgaacattggagcttgcagagcctctggtggctgtcttctggagttctttggccatcaaggctgaatagacttctgcataggtgataggtttatctcttccatagataattgcatcacttaactggtcatacgagctaggcaaggcattcaatgtgagaatggccttatcctcatctgaaatcttgacatcaacagatcccaggtcatcaatgatcttgttgaactcctctagctgctcaatgatggacctatctccagaaaaactataggcatacagcctcttcttgagatacagccggttagccaaggatttggccaagtaaacttcatccaacttgtccaagatctccaccgcagtcttggcttcttgaacatccctcaagaccttatctccaaggcacagaatcactgcagaatgtgccttgagctgcatctcctccatctttgcctgagctttatcatcaagcactggagcctttcctttctcctctggttttgcaagaactgcggccaagccttgttgaatcaaaaccgccttcatcttcatcttccacaggctataatcattcttgcctgtgaacttttctgcatcaagccttgctgccatctctgaaaccgtttgatcctctgcaaatcagcttcaatatccctttcccacagacggcgccacttgttgggattcgcacacacaaggctttcacacactcaagaagatcacacacacacactcactgttgtatgagatcacacaatgcagaaacacacacactcacactttgagtattgaagatgataatcttggagagaaactggaaaactctttattgattaaactcctatcttactctaaactacatacacggtttatgagctatttaaagctctacaatcaagtagcaactgctactaactaactacaagaagaatcaagaaagcaagaagaataaccgctacatctcagctaactaactgctgctccaacggctagttcggctaggttgcttcttccttctcggcttaaggccgaactcccttctcggctcaagaccgaactcccttctcggctcaagaccgaactctcttctcggttcacaaccgaactcccttctcggctagttccagctcaaagccgagcttaccgaactcccttctagccgagcttaccgaactcccttctagccgagcttaccttcttctgccttcttcttccaactgaaatgagcactccattattacaactTCCTTCTTTTGCATCATATCTTCTTATAATTTGTGTTGATTGGCGTCTGATATCTGTTCGATTATATTCCTAGTTTATTTTTGCTCACATTTCTCTAGTGTTGCTTCAACGGTGGAATCTGATGGTGTGATGTGTGTAGAATTGGGTAATTTTATTGCTTGATTATTCACAATGGTATAGTACAATATATATAGGCTAGAATATGACTATACAAGGTAAGATATTCTCCCAATTAAATCTTTCTAATTAGCGGTAGAGATACTCCGTAATCTTCTTCATTCAATACGTAATATTCTCCTTTGATTTTGTAGATGCTCCGGATCTCTTTCCAACAATGTGATGTGAATGTGACCCTTCGTTTGTTGAGACGGTGAAACTCGAACGTGAAACACCCTTCGTTTGCATTGGTCGGCTGGTTGGCTATGGTGTGCCACCCGCATACCCGGCCAGGTGGCACTCTGTTGCCTCCTTGGCTCGGCTTTGACTCAGAGCATTTGTCTTGCTCGTGTCCTTCGTCCTTGGGCCCAATCGATCCACAATCGTCAAGAGCTGTTGCACTCGGCGTTGAGTACTTGGGTTCGCATCCGCCTTTTCCTCTTTTGAAGGATTTTGTCTTCAAATTATGATCATGTGCAGCTGTGCACCTACCCAATGTAATTTCTCCAATTACATGTGAAActttattagttttatttaaGAAAACAAACTTACCATATCAAAGATCCGAATATTCTATAATGTTtgccattttttattattctagTCTCCATACTAATCTCCTTTCTCCTGCTCACAAAAACACGTAAACAAccaaataatatgaaaattggaaaaTATTAACCAAATGTTGTTTTATTTTAGAGttaactacataaatggtacctaatctttcactttcgcacgcaaatggtacctgatctttattttatatcgtttttggtacccaatgacaaaaataaccctaggtaccaaacatgtgatttttttgttatagaggatatttttagaaatttccattaaatagtaccaaacatgtgattattttttcttcctttcttatttctttttgagtGAACTGCATAAAAGTGCCCTAACTTTTCACCTTGTAACAGCAGAgacccctaacatttaaaaatcccaccacatggatctaacaaaatatacaatcacAAATGAGATTTTTTCGGACCATAATACCCTCCGCCCCTAAAAGGGCATTCTCGTCAAACACAGACACCATGCTGACGCCGCCCCTGCCATGCAGTCTGCTTCATGtacctatttcctttttattttatgtattgaattcttataaatatgcatcttttatttgattttaaaatatatcttataaataaataagaatattcaaaaaaattaataattaatagtagtatttcattgatttaattttattttgagtttttttttctaatttttaaactATTTTTAGCTACGTTATGTTTTGTggaataattattattttattttattttcaaaaatttaatctaaaataaatttaatcaaGTTTATTCAAACTTAACTACTggttcatttaaaaaaatatttttaaacaaCATGAGAGAGAGAGCTTTCTCCAATGAAGGTCCCCATGGACCACTTTTCCAATATATGACACACATTCTCAATCCCTCTTTCCAATGTATCTGGATTAATGAAAATTGCCTTCATTCTTGAATGCTTGGCATCAACAAATGGAAGAATCCTtcagagatgatttgagaaacAGGGGGCTGGTCGGCTGGAGCAAGATATTTCAATACGCGCGGCCTTATTCTTTTGTGAGGATTTGTTCAGGCGGTTCAGTAACAAAGTTTTTCATGCGGCGGCTCTGAAACAGGGGGCTGGTCGGCTGGAGCAAGAGTCAGTGAGGGAGCCTGGAGAAGTATGGTCGGCGTATGATTAACAATTTGAAgagacataattaacaatttgAAGAGACATACGTATTTAGTAAATTATACTCATAATTCTAAAATATTCTACAATATTGAAAATTTCTCAAAAAATTGTTAGCATACGTATGATTAACAATTTGAAGAGACATCTCTTACACATCAGGCTAGATGTGCAGATAGGGTCAGGAGAAATGCAGCCAAATGGACTAAAATGCCCTTCagcccatttgggcattttcgtccgacaAATGGCAAAATATGCAAGGTTTgtgattgtatattttgttagacCCCTGGGtgggatttttaaatgttaggggtcTCTGCTGTTACAAGGCGAAAAGTTAGGGACCTtttgtgcagttcactctttctttttttcttctttagtttctttctttcttcttcttcttcttcttcttcttcttcttcttcttcttcttctttctttttagtgttttatcttcatttcttctttctttttagtattttatcttcctttcttctttctttttctccttagtttatgtttcctcttttttcttttctcttctttttcttctttcttttcaatgttttatacatacatctaattgcattcataatataaatcaataacaaaatacctaattaaattaattatttaaaatattcaaatcaattaaatattttttattgaattattttatactcattttaggatTGAAACACCTAGCTAAAAATATTCGAACTCTTAATATCATTATTAATACAATTCAcaagtttaaatttttattaagactatattgattagttattaatttaatgtaaaataataataataataattattattattattattattagtattatataatattgtgtgattcataatttaaataattatactataattatttattaattacaactagttttttttagtattataacaataatattattataataattaaatataattataattaagtatatttgaatgatattaaaaaataaattaattattaatttaaacatcaaaataataatattaatattgattaataataatagtattaagaGTGAgaagaatgagagaagatattataatatcacttttggtacttaGTTTTGTGTATGCCCGAAATAAACTCAatgacacaaatggaaaaatgtacttgtttagagggtattttggggtgaaaattgcatcaggtaccaaaaatgtgatttatagttactaaaaatggtataaaataaaaatcaggtaccatttatgtgcgaaagtgaaagatcaggtaTTATGTGGTTGACTCTTTATTTTAACATTAacatataaaagaaaatataaaatatatgctTCGTTAGAAGTGGAGAACccattataaatagggataacTGCCTTCAAAGTCACAAACTTTGCCTGAATTTTGGTTTTTCCCACGAGCTTTAAAgttggcgtataaagtcacgaactttgcATTTAGTCTGGTATTTCCCAACCCGACCCGACCCTGTATTTTCCGGCAACTCAAAATCCTATGTGGCATGCCTGAATATTGACGTGTCCGGCATCGGAAAAtcataaaacgacgtcgtttctaACAcctaaaacgacgtcgttttactCAGCTGCTTCCTCCCTTCCTCCGCCAGCCCTCTTCCTCCGCCGCCCAGCACCGCCACCAGCTCCATCGTCGACAACGCCACCACCAGCTTCGCAACGCCTGAAACCTCTCTCCCTGTGTCGCCAAGTCCCCCACCGCAGTCTGAATCCTCCCAGCCACGTTCCTCAGCCAATCGTACCTCCGGACTCCCGCTCGTAGCCAAGGTGTAAACATTATCGTAACATAATCACGACATCTTCACCATTCGCTTTAACTCCATATTTAcatatttctctctctataaAAGCTTCATCAGTCTTCTTCTATTCcaacactctctctctcaaaatttCTACTAGaatcagtaaaaaaaattagagacAGACACAATTTTGAATTCAGCGGGAAATCGGAATCGCGGAAATGGTGAATATTCCGGCGAGGTTCGGAAGGATGGCGGCGGCCTTCGACGAGATGTCGAGAGATAGGTCGTTCGAGAGTGGCAGCAGTGAGCACTCCGCCGATTTGTCCGATCTCGTCAATTCCTTCTTCGAGAGAGAAATTAGGGAGCAGAGAATCGGCGGAGATGGCGATCGAAACGGAAATCCAGTTGAGATCGACGATGATGAATTTGAGAGTGATTCGCAGGATTccgggtttcatgattgtttgAGTAAATTGTTTGATCGCGACGACAGTGTAGGGAGAAGCATTTCTACTGCGGTGGAGAAGGCGATGGAAGTCGTCGGCGGCGAGGATTCGTCGCCGGAATTCAATCGGCGGCTAATGGCGCGATTGCGAAGTAGTGGCTTTGATGCTGGTGAGTTTTTTCATTAATCTTACTTCAAtctataaaaattgaaaacaataTAGTACTGTATGATTCTTTGTGTTTtaagttttttaaaattttatgttttttaattttttaattttgtgttttaagtttttttaaagttttttaattttgtgttttaagtttttttaagtttttttttattttttgaatttttctttttaaatttatttctttaatttttttcagcGTCACTACATGATGCCCATGTAAGCTGCCACGAGACGCCACATCATTTAAAAACGGCACGTCAGCTCAACATTTCGCCGGAAAAACAATCATGGGAAATCGGCGACTAAATgcaaagttcgtgactttatacgccaattttaaagttcgtgggaaaaaccggaattcggacaaagttggtgacttttaaggcagttatcccttataaatatttatgatGAATTAGTTGACTACCAGTCCCCTTTTCTATATAAACCCCTCAAATTAACCTATTACAGCATCAAACGCGTGCTATTTCTTTTGATTTTCGcaatttcatttcaatttctaGTCTCCTCATCTTCTAATCCAGGTACGCTTACCTTTTCCTTTTCAGTTCATTTTCATTCTCGGAATTTATGCTTCCGTATTTGTGTCCCTATTTACTTAGCCGATCTTCGTGTACATCGTCCATATAGATTTGTTACATTGATTTTCCGTAAGCTCTGTGATTTGCGATCTCTTTCTGAATCGATTTTGTTTTATCTTGTACGTTTGCTTATACGCTTCGGATCTGTACCGAAAAAAAGATGTTTCCCGCTCTGATATATTTTTTCGATTCTATGCTTACGATGTGTGATTAATTGTTCAGATGTATTTCAAGCAGTGATGCTACCGTTTTAACTTATTTGATGATGTTATAGGAGATATAGTTTGGGAGATTTCTGTTGTGTGAAATGAATATTAGTTCCAAGGTGGTTCATGTCTCATTTCTTGCTTTGATCCAGTAAAATATGAGCAACCAAACTGGAACCGAGTACTCAGTTAAAAAGAAGCCAACTCCAAAGTTGAATGAGAGGATCCTCTCGTCTTTGTCACGGAGATCAGTTGCTGCTCACCCCTGGCATGACCTTGAGATTGGTAATTGAATAATTTGGACTATTTTCGCTGATAGCTCTTTACGATGATGGCGCAAAGTTGTGATTAACCTCATGTTTGCATTATTTTGCAGGACCTGGAGCACCAGAAATTATTAATGTTGTATGTAAACTTTATCCTTGTTGAGAAGTAGTATGAGATATAGTTCAATCTCAAAACCAAGTCTCTTATCATTTCAAATACTGGAGTATGAGATTAATTGTTCAGCTGCATCTTGGGCACTACAGATGTTCTTGTAGTTGTTGGAGACTTTGAGGCCCTCAGTTTGAAACATTGCATATATCTGTATCTATATATGTGACAAATCATAGTTTTGAGAGTTTATATTTCCAAATATGTTTGCATATCCAGCGTTTCAAAGCTAATCACATAATGCTTTGCTTAATTACCAATTTACCATAATATAAGCCTCGTGTACTTGTTAACAGTAGGTGGAAAATTTGTGATGCTTTTGATGTTCAAGAAATCTTCTATTTTTCTATCATTGTTGGCTAAAGAAGCCTTTTCATTTTGGAGTTCTATACTTGCTTGGGAAATTGAGTTACTTGAGTATTTCAGGTGATTGAGATTCCAAAAGGAAGTAAAGTGAAATATGAGCTTGACAAGAAAACCGGTCTCATCAAGGCATGATTATGATATATTCTTTGTGGAACTAGTACATATGATTTTGTTATGGGAACATTAATGTTACCCAGACCTTTTGTGCACCAATaaagttttaatttattgtttcaATCATTTCCCTGCAGGTTGATCGTATACTGTATTCATCGGTAGTCTATCCTCATAATTACGGTTTCATTCCTCGAACTCTATGTGAAGACAATGACCCTATGGATGTCTTAGTCATTATGCAGGTAAACAATTTTATCAAGTTACCAAATTGTAGGAGTGTGTTTGCTTTTAGTGATAGCTTAGATAGATAAAAGAAGTTATGCTAATCTGAATAATTTTGAGATTTTGTTTGATCGTGTCATCCCTTAAATTCTTAATCACATATATTTCTACGGAACCTTCGTCTCAAAGTTAATAACCCTATCAGGATTACCAATCTTGTTATACTATGAATCTGTGTGACTGTTCCGACCTTTTAGTAATAGTTCTCCTTTGCAGGAACCTGTAGTTCCTGGTTGTTTCCTGCGAGCCCGGGCCATAGGCCTTATGCCTATGATCGATCAGGTAATCAACAGAAAGAAATGCATTGTTTCTATTtatcacaaaatatacactGCTAAATTTCTTTATCTGGATAGGGAGAGAAAGATGATAAGATCATTGCAGTATGTGCTGACGACCCTGAGTATCGCCACTACACCGACATCAGCCAGCTCCCACCTCACCGTCTTGCTGAAATCAGACGCTTCTTTGAAGACTGTATCCTTTCATATATGTTTGcagtttctttttttacttgaGATTATTTCGGCATATACAGTTCAATTTCTTAATTAGTAATTAGATAAGAAGAACGAGAACAAGGAGGTAGCAGTTGATGAGTTTTTGCCTTCAGATACTGCTGTAGAAGCCATCCAGCACTCCATGTAAGTTTTTGCATATTGTAGACATTCAAATATTCAACTTTGTAATTAGGAAGTAGCTTCATAATTTCCATCCCTTCAAATCTGTATGTGCTGACTGTGTAGGGACCTCTACGCCGAGTACATCATGCAAACCTTGAGGAACTGAATGAATTCAAAGGAGAGATAcacaatttgttttttttatgattattgtagttttgttgtgttgttttttgGGTGATTATATTTGGATACATTCCAAGGGAACTGTAGCTTAGCTCAACTACCATTTTATTTTCATGCTTTGCTCCGTAAAACAAATATGTTGTGTAATTCTCATCGCGTATTTTACTATTCTCTTTATAAAATACTCATTTGAACACCCATATTGTGGAGATTTATATTTAACTTTTGCTACACAACTGGGAAAATAGTATCTATACCAACTTCAAATCGTTTTTAGGAGTTGTGGTTGGAGTTCTATCAACTGCACTGCATAAATATTCCAGTTCATGACAAAATTGAGCTATATGCAAATTAATAAGAAAAACTTTTAAGCAGTCATACTTTGGATCAAATGGGAACATAAGAATAA
This window contains:
- the LOC121757477 gene encoding uncharacterized protein LOC121757477, whose product is MVNIPARFGRMAAAFDEMSRDRSFESGSSEHSADLSDLVNSFFEREIREQRIGGDGDRNGNPVEIDDDEFESDSQDSGFHDCLSKLFDRDDSVGRSISTAVEKAMEVVGGEDSSPEFNRRLMARLRSSGFDAGEFFH
- the LOC121759209 gene encoding soluble inorganic pyrophosphatase 1, which translates into the protein MSNQTGTEYSVKKKPTPKLNERILSSLSRRSVAAHPWHDLEIGPGAPEIINVVIEIPKGSKVKYELDKKTGLIKVDRILYSSVVYPHNYGFIPRTLCEDNDPMDVLVIMQEPVVPGCFLRARAIGLMPMIDQGEKDDKIIAVCADDPEYRHYTDISQLPPHRLAEIRRFFEDYKKNENKEVAVDEFLPSDTAVEAIQHSMDLYAEYIMQTLRN